One Edaphobacter flagellatus genomic region harbors:
- the ispG gene encoding flavodoxin-dependent (E)-4-hydroxy-3-methylbut-2-enyl-diphosphate synthase: MPEIQRRHAVTVNIGGVRVGSSAPVVVQSMTNTDTADVESTVQQIAALARAGSEMVRITVNNDDAAKAVPYIVEGIQKKGWNTPIIGDFHYNGHLLLSKYPDTAQALSKYRINPGNVSIGRKDDDNFRTMVEVAVKHQKPVRIGVNWGSLDQALLTKMMDENSKSSNPQPARDVMMEAMVVSALDNAAAAERYGLRRDQIVLSAKVSGVRDLIDVYTELASRCDYALHLGLTEAGMGMKGIVASAAGLAPLLLGGIGDTIRVSLTPTPGGDRSEEVRCGQQILQSLGIRSFMPQVTSCPGCGRTTSTYFQELAERIQGYLVEQMPEWKKQYAGVEELKLAVMGCIVNGPGESKHANIGISLPGTFEEPKAPVYVDGKLYTTLKGDRIVEEFQDILNEYVEKRYGKVLVEA, from the coding sequence ATGCCTGAGATACAGCGTCGTCATGCAGTAACGGTCAACATCGGTGGAGTTCGCGTCGGTTCCAGTGCACCTGTGGTCGTGCAGTCCATGACCAACACCGACACCGCCGACGTCGAAAGCACCGTCCAGCAGATCGCCGCCCTCGCGCGCGCCGGTTCCGAGATGGTCCGCATCACCGTCAACAACGACGATGCCGCCAAGGCCGTTCCCTACATCGTCGAAGGCATCCAGAAGAAGGGCTGGAACACGCCCATCATTGGCGACTTCCACTACAACGGCCACCTCCTTCTCTCCAAATACCCCGATACCGCGCAGGCACTCTCCAAGTACCGCATCAATCCCGGCAACGTCTCCATCGGCCGTAAAGATGACGACAACTTCCGCACCATGGTCGAGGTCGCCGTCAAGCACCAGAAGCCCGTCCGCATCGGCGTCAACTGGGGCTCGCTCGATCAGGCGCTCCTCACCAAGATGATGGACGAGAACTCGAAGTCATCCAATCCCCAGCCCGCGCGCGATGTCATGATGGAAGCGATGGTCGTCTCCGCACTCGACAACGCCGCCGCCGCCGAGCGCTACGGCCTCCGCCGCGACCAGATCGTCCTCTCCGCCAAAGTCTCCGGCGTCCGCGATCTCATCGACGTTTACACCGAGCTCGCCAGCCGCTGCGACTACGCTCTCCACCTCGGACTCACCGAAGCGGGCATGGGCATGAAAGGTATCGTCGCCTCCGCTGCTGGCCTCGCTCCTCTGCTCCTCGGCGGCATCGGCGATACCATCCGCGTCTCGCTCACGCCCACGCCCGGTGGCGACCGCTCCGAAGAAGTCCGCTGCGGCCAGCAGATCCTGCAGTCGCTCGGCATCCGCAGCTTCATGCCGCAGGTCACCTCCTGCCCCGGCTGCGGACGCACCACCTCCACCTACTTCCAGGAGCTCGCCGAGCGCATCCAGGGCTACCTCGTCGAACAGATGCCCGAGTGGAAGAAGCAATACGCTGGCGTCGAAGAGCTCAAGCTCGCCGTCATGGGCTGCATCGTCAACGGCCCCGGCGAATCCAAGCACGCCAACATCGGCATCTCGCTCCCCGGCACCTTCGAGGAACCCAAAGCTCCCGTCTACGTCGACGGCAAGCTCTACACCACGCTCAAAGGCGACCGCATCGTCGAGGAGTTCCAGGATATCCTCAACGAATACGTCGAAAAGCGCTATGGCAAGGTGCTCGTCGAAGCATAA
- a CDS encoding O-methyltransferase translates to MRLFRKKLKQEHKIMLQAERASGALLPEYHRPTEECPHPERWHMYDSMTAEAEVLEFIQTLVMTIKPNLIVETGSFLGASTLWIAKGLKANGFGKVISCEFDPVVFAKAKEKIDASGLGEWIDLRNESSLEMTVDGTIDLFFSDSDTPIRASEIRRFLPQISPNGIILIHDASSHLKVVREAAFALEREGLLSCVFLPTPRGLVVAQKREGRK, encoded by the coding sequence ATGCGACTGTTCAGGAAAAAACTCAAGCAAGAACACAAGATTATGCTGCAGGCGGAGCGCGCTTCAGGGGCCCTGCTGCCCGAATACCATCGTCCTACAGAAGAGTGCCCGCACCCGGAGCGCTGGCATATGTACGACTCGATGACGGCAGAGGCGGAGGTCCTGGAGTTTATTCAAACGCTGGTGATGACGATCAAGCCGAATCTGATAGTGGAGACTGGATCGTTTTTAGGCGCGAGCACGCTGTGGATTGCGAAGGGACTTAAAGCCAACGGTTTTGGCAAGGTCATCAGCTGTGAGTTCGATCCTGTCGTTTTTGCGAAAGCAAAGGAGAAGATCGATGCTTCGGGGTTGGGGGAGTGGATCGATCTGCGAAATGAATCCAGTCTTGAGATGACGGTCGATGGGACGATTGACCTGTTTTTTTCAGACAGCGATACGCCGATACGTGCTTCGGAGATCCGGCGGTTCCTGCCCCAGATCTCTCCTAACGGAATTATTTTGATTCATGACGCCAGCTCGCACCTGAAGGTTGTGCGCGAGGCGGCGTTTGCATTGGAACGGGAGGGACTGCTGTCCTGTGTCTTTCTTCCAACGCCGAGAGGATTAGTTGTTGCTCAGAAGCGAGAGGGGCGTAAATAG
- a CDS encoding fumarylacetoacetate hydrolase family protein, whose product MRLYRTLKGNLIERDGAYFEAPEGDWDALLNHPALLEIAREATSKKAVVLDSADVLAPIDKQEVWAAGVTYYRSRDARMEESKDAGGGSFYDRVYMAERPELFFKAAGWRVVAPGGEVRIRRDAKWSVPEPELTLVANASGKLVGVTIGNDMSSRDIEGENPLYLPQAKVYNGSCALGPAVLLLEAPLDRSTSVEMAIQRDGKIAFAGRTTLAELKREAEELLGYLFRELEFPCGVYLMTGTGIVPPDDFTLAVGDRVRIAIQGIGTLENTVG is encoded by the coding sequence ATGAGGCTGTATCGCACGCTGAAGGGTAATTTGATTGAACGGGACGGGGCTTATTTTGAAGCTCCTGAAGGTGATTGGGATGCATTGCTGAACCATCCTGCGCTTCTGGAGATTGCGCGCGAGGCCACTTCGAAGAAGGCTGTTGTTCTGGATTCGGCAGATGTACTTGCGCCAATCGATAAGCAAGAGGTGTGGGCTGCTGGCGTGACGTACTATCGCAGCCGCGATGCGCGCATGGAGGAGAGTAAAGACGCTGGCGGCGGTAGCTTTTATGACCGCGTGTACATGGCGGAGCGTCCGGAGCTTTTCTTCAAGGCGGCTGGATGGCGTGTGGTTGCGCCGGGCGGTGAGGTTCGCATTCGTCGTGATGCGAAGTGGTCGGTGCCGGAGCCGGAGCTGACGTTGGTGGCGAATGCGTCGGGCAAGCTGGTGGGTGTGACGATCGGCAATGACATGAGCTCGCGCGATATCGAAGGAGAGAATCCACTCTATTTGCCGCAGGCTAAGGTCTACAACGGGAGCTGTGCTCTTGGGCCTGCGGTCTTGTTGCTGGAGGCTCCGCTGGATCGGTCGACGTCTGTCGAGATGGCGATTCAGCGGGATGGGAAGATCGCATTTGCCGGACGCACTACGCTGGCGGAGCTGAAGCGCGAGGCTGAAGAGCTGCTGGGGTATCTCTTTCGCGAGCTGGAATTTCCTTGCGGTGTGTATCTGATGACGGGCACGGGTATTGTGCCGCCGGATGATTTCACGCTTGCTGTGGGGGACCGGGTTCGCATTGCGATTCAGGGAATTGGGACGCTTGAGAATACGGTAGGTTGA
- a CDS encoding NupC/NupG family nucleoside CNT transporter: protein MSRFTGLLGLVVLLAIAWALSTDRRSIRWRTVAWGLGLQIFFAFLVLKVSYGQRILKTGSDAVTALLGHAADGSAMVFGPLGDPKSPLAVFAFAVLPTIIFVSALFAMLYHLGIMQRVIQIVAWLMQRTMGTSGAESTNVAASIFMGQTEAPLTIRPFLPNATQSELMTIMTSGMAHVSGGIMAAYILFGIRAQDLLSAVIMTAPGTILLSKMLVPETETPATLGTVRMPPSEEHANENLIGSIARGTIDGGALAFNVAIMLISFLAIVGLINAIMLGISNWAWAHGHIPFPHSLGNALGTLCSPIAWLIGIPWKDARLVGNLIGTRAVLNEFIAYNQLGTLAHAGAISTRTLAIATFALCGFANIGSVGMQIGGIGALIPNRRNDLARLGLRAMLAGTMANLMSASIVSVLIR from the coding sequence TTGTCTCGATTCACCGGTCTTCTTGGACTTGTCGTCCTTCTCGCAATCGCCTGGGCTCTCTCCACCGACCGCCGTTCCATCCGCTGGCGCACCGTCGCCTGGGGACTCGGCCTGCAGATCTTCTTCGCCTTCCTCGTCCTCAAGGTCAGCTACGGTCAACGCATCCTGAAGACCGGCTCAGACGCCGTCACCGCCCTGCTCGGCCATGCCGCCGACGGCTCCGCCATGGTCTTCGGCCCGCTCGGCGATCCCAAAAGCCCACTCGCCGTCTTCGCCTTCGCCGTCCTGCCCACCATCATCTTCGTTTCCGCGCTCTTCGCCATGCTCTATCACCTCGGCATCATGCAGCGTGTCATTCAGATTGTTGCCTGGCTCATGCAGCGCACCATGGGAACCAGCGGCGCCGAATCCACCAACGTCGCCGCGTCCATCTTCATGGGACAGACCGAGGCTCCCCTCACCATCCGCCCCTTCCTCCCCAACGCCACGCAGTCCGAGCTGATGACCATCATGACCTCCGGCATGGCCCACGTCTCCGGAGGCATCATGGCGGCCTACATCCTCTTCGGCATCCGCGCGCAGGACCTCCTCTCCGCCGTCATCATGACCGCCCCCGGCACCATCCTCCTCTCCAAGATGCTTGTGCCCGAAACGGAAACTCCCGCCACGCTCGGTACCGTCCGCATGCCGCCCAGCGAAGAACACGCCAACGAGAACCTCATCGGTTCCATTGCCCGCGGCACCATCGACGGCGGCGCACTCGCCTTCAACGTCGCCATCATGCTCATCAGTTTCCTCGCCATCGTTGGACTCATCAATGCCATCATGCTCGGCATCTCTAACTGGGCCTGGGCGCACGGACACATTCCCTTCCCGCACTCGCTCGGCAACGCGCTCGGCACACTCTGTTCTCCCATCGCCTGGCTCATCGGCATCCCCTGGAAGGACGCTCGCCTCGTCGGCAACCTCATCGGCACACGCGCCGTGCTCAACGAGTTCATTGCCTACAACCAGCTCGGCACGCTCGCGCACGCGGGAGCCATCTCCACCCGTACACTCGCCATCGCGACCTTCGCTCTCTGCGGCTTCGCCAACATCGGCTCTGTCGGCATGCAGATCGGCGGGATCGGGGCTCTCATCCCCAACCGCCGTAACGATCTCGCCCGCCTCGGACTCCGAGCCATGCTCGCCGGAACTATGGCCAACCTCATGAGCGCCAGCATCGTCTCCGTGCTCATCCGCTAA
- a CDS encoding GGDEF domain-containing protein → MNYSFLPDLSALAILIAILLLMRRRHPQEQADIWIAGLLITLVESMAHIFYAQNGLPATILHIVVLDCYLLAGMVFTWDSRKHPIPARTRFLYLALNGLPLLAINTTYGLHIFKGVAYYPWVALGIIIAIASSILLRRPQRVTIIHLAGWITIGLLAYYGQYRDAVYWSLAGVYLIAGLKFRRRLPGRSTGRLAILTGFFIWAICFFIHPFIVPYRYVADIASHVWNMQKSLISIGMILVMLEEQVSNNRWLALHDELTGLANRRAFENHLTAALDRCRRAESILAVFMCDLDGFKQINDTYGHEAGDQLLRHVASNLREQLHGFDSLARLGGDEFTLVTCNSGHTHSIEELSETIRQTIELPFVFDGNILQVSASIGIALYPEDAADPTRLLRIADLRMYSLKQKRTPLRHIRLDSIPSMTASGRFRSRAAGL, encoded by the coding sequence ATGAACTACTCTTTTCTCCCCGACCTCTCTGCCTTGGCGATCTTAATCGCCATTCTGCTCTTGATGCGCCGTCGGCACCCGCAGGAGCAAGCCGATATCTGGATTGCTGGACTGCTCATTACGCTCGTCGAATCCATGGCGCACATCTTCTATGCGCAAAACGGCCTGCCTGCCACCATCCTGCACATCGTCGTTCTCGACTGCTACCTGCTCGCCGGCATGGTCTTCACCTGGGACTCCCGCAAGCACCCCATCCCTGCCAGGACACGCTTTCTCTATCTCGCCCTCAACGGCCTTCCCCTGCTGGCCATCAATACCACCTATGGCCTGCACATCTTCAAGGGAGTGGCCTACTATCCCTGGGTCGCTCTCGGAATCATCATTGCCATTGCCAGCTCGATCCTTCTTCGCCGCCCGCAGCGCGTCACAATCATCCATCTCGCCGGATGGATCACCATCGGCCTGCTTGCCTACTATGGCCAGTATCGAGATGCCGTCTACTGGTCGCTCGCCGGCGTCTACCTCATCGCCGGACTCAAGTTCCGCCGCCGTCTCCCCGGCCGCAGCACAGGACGCCTCGCTATCCTCACCGGATTCTTCATCTGGGCCATCTGCTTCTTCATCCATCCCTTCATCGTCCCCTATCGCTATGTCGCCGACATCGCATCGCACGTCTGGAACATGCAGAAGTCTCTCATCTCCATCGGCATGATCCTCGTCATGCTCGAAGAGCAGGTCTCGAACAACCGCTGGCTGGCTCTGCACGACGAGCTCACCGGCCTCGCCAACCGCCGCGCCTTCGAGAACCATCTCACCGCCGCTCTCGACCGCTGCCGCCGCGCCGAATCCATCCTTGCCGTCTTCATGTGCGACCTCGACGGCTTCAAGCAGATCAACGACACCTACGGCCACGAGGCAGGCGATCAGCTCCTGCGCCACGTCGCCTCCAATCTGCGCGAACAGCTCCACGGCTTCGACTCTCTCGCACGCCTCGGCGGCGACGAGTTCACTCTCGTCACCTGCAACTCCGGCCACACACACTCGATCGAAGAGCTCAGCGAAACGATCCGCCAGACCATCGAGCTTCCCTTCGTCTTCGACGGCAACATTCTCCAGGTCTCTGCCTCTATCGGCATTGCCCTTTACCCCGAAGACGCAGCCGATCCCACGCGCCTCCTCCGCATCGCCGACCTGCGTATGTACTCGCTCAAACAGAAGCGCACCCCGCTGCGCCACATCCGCCTCGACAGCATCCCCTCCATGACGGCCAGCGGGCGCTTCCGCAGCCGCGCCGCAGGACTCTAG
- a CDS encoding thymidine phosphorylase has protein sequence MNIHPIDVILHKRDGLTLTDDEIRALVRAIVERTPDRQLVTDAQIAALLMAIFLRGLDPRELATLTSAMRFSGDTFDAAPLHTFTIDKHSTGGVGDKTSLLIAPILAAAGLAHPTTSGVPGICVPMISGRSLGHTGGTLDKLETIPGFNTQLNLQQLADTLRKCGAALIGQTPRIVPADRTLYALRDHTGTVESPFLITASIMSKKLAESLNALVLDVKVGSGAFMPTYEKSKFLAELMVRTGESAGTRTAALLTSMDEPLGRFSGNWIEVWECVDIMQNKRHPMSADLIELSNILSGWMLHLAGHASNPEEGAKLSDQILQSGEAYKAWLRIIEAQGGDISVFDAPATRHKPSATRVLKASRSGYLASMDCKQVGWAVQRLGAGRAKPGDPVSAQAGIESHAKLGNRIEQGQQLFTLFSEDAALLNEPEQMLLDTIVIADAPPTVAPLIRETITAASLGK, from the coding sequence ATGAACATTCATCCCATCGACGTCATCCTTCACAAGCGCGACGGACTCACCCTCACCGACGACGAAATCCGCGCCTTAGTTCGCGCCATCGTCGAGCGCACTCCCGACCGCCAGCTCGTCACCGACGCACAGATCGCCGCACTTCTCATGGCGATCTTCCTTCGCGGCCTCGACCCGCGCGAACTTGCCACGCTCACCTCGGCCATGCGCTTCTCCGGCGATACCTTCGACGCCGCACCGCTTCACACCTTCACCATCGACAAGCACTCCACCGGCGGAGTCGGCGACAAGACATCCCTGCTCATCGCCCCCATCCTCGCCGCCGCGGGTCTCGCCCACCCAACAACCTCTGGAGTCCCCGGCATCTGCGTCCCCATGATCAGCGGCCGTTCTCTCGGGCACACTGGCGGCACACTCGACAAGCTCGAAACCATTCCCGGCTTCAATACGCAGCTCAATCTGCAGCAACTCGCCGATACGCTTCGCAAGTGTGGCGCAGCACTCATCGGCCAGACACCGCGCATCGTCCCAGCCGACCGCACCCTCTATGCCCTGCGCGATCACACCGGCACCGTCGAGTCCCCCTTCCTCATCACGGCCAGCATTATGAGCAAGAAGCTCGCCGAGAGCCTCAACGCCCTCGTTCTCGACGTCAAGGTTGGCTCCGGCGCCTTCATGCCCACCTACGAAAAATCAAAGTTCCTCGCCGAGCTGATGGTTCGTACCGGCGAATCCGCCGGCACCCGCACCGCCGCCCTCCTCACCTCGATGGACGAGCCACTCGGCCGCTTCTCCGGCAACTGGATCGAAGTCTGGGAGTGCGTCGACATCATGCAGAACAAGCGTCACCCCATGTCGGCCGATCTGATCGAGCTATCCAATATCCTCTCCGGTTGGATGCTGCACCTCGCAGGCCACGCCAGCAATCCCGAAGAGGGCGCGAAGCTCTCCGACCAGATCCTCCAGTCCGGCGAAGCCTACAAGGCCTGGCTCCGCATCATCGAAGCCCAGGGAGGAGACATCAGCGTCTTCGACGCACCCGCCACCCGCCACAAACCTTCCGCCACGCGCGTACTCAAGGCTTCACGCTCCGGCTATCTCGCCTCCATGGACTGCAAGCAGGTCGGCTGGGCCGTTCAGCGGCTCGGCGCAGGCCGTGCCAAACCCGGCGATCCCGTCAGCGCGCAAGCGGGTATCGAGTCCCACGCCAAGCTCGGCAACCGCATCGAACAGGGCCAACAGCTCTTCACTCTCTTCAGCGAAGACGCCGCTCTGCTCAACGAACCGGAGCAGATGCTGCTCGACACCATCGTCATCGCGGACGCGCCGCCAACCGTGGCCCCACTGATCCGGGAAACCATCACAGCCGCATCGCTCGGCAAATAG